A window from Thalassophryne amazonica chromosome 15, fThaAma1.1, whole genome shotgun sequence encodes these proteins:
- the LOC117526821 gene encoding nicotinate-nucleotide pyrophosphorylase [carboxylating]-like isoform X3, translating into MRDLFREMDKDFNKRERLRLLEEREYEEHARREARVEKIQEVAVLQDMTSLLRQMVQCLPATQPQYMHSAHTSCRMSSHTVSDSIPPHTLRRLAGEWLAEDTPNFDPAGVCVGSQEVEAGLLCKTACSVLAGSPFFTAVFTEVGCTVDWIFHEGTQIGPDAVTLTAVVRGPARGLLLGERPALNCLARASGIATRCSQLQAVVKAAGWHGEVAGTRKTTPGFRLVEKYAMLVGGVSMHRQDLSGMVMLKDNHIWASGCITEAVKAARTVCGFSSKIEVECRSAEEGSQAARAGADIVMLDNFQPQDLHVTARALKEEFPSLLIEASGGVTPETLTKYLSPHVDIVSLGCITQGCPIVDFSLKVQKPVTHSSLQPLCKDSPLH; encoded by the exons ATGAGGGACCTGTTCAGAGAGATGGACAAGGACTTCAACAAGCGAGAACGCCTTCGACTGTTGGAGGAGCGGGAGTATGAGGAGCATGCACGGAGGGAGGCGCGGGTGGAGAAGATACAGGAGGTGGCCGTTCTTCAGGACATGACGTCTCTCCTGCGACAAATGGTCCAGTGTTTGCCTGCCACGCAGCCTCAGTACATGCACTCAGCGCACACTTCCTGCAG AATGTCGTCACACACGGTGTCGGACTCGATCCCACCCCACACGCTCAGGCGGCTGGCAGGGGAGTGGCTGGCAGAGGACACGCCAAACTTTGACCCGGCTGGAGTGTGCGTGGGCTCTCAGGAGGTAGAGGCGGGGCTGCTGTGTAAAACGGCGTGCAGCGTCCTGGCAGGAAGCCCCTTCTTCACCGCAGTGTTCACTGAGGTCGGCTGCACCGTGGACTGGATTTTCCATGAAGGAACACAGATTG GTCCAGACGCCGTTACGCTGACTGCTGTGGTGCGAGGACCGGCAAGGGGCCTCCTGCTCGGAGAACGGCCGGCCCTGAATTGCCTGGCCCGGGCCTCGGGAATTGCTACCCGCTGCTCTCAGCTCCAGGCTGTGGTCAAAGCTGCGGGCTGGCACGGCGAGGTGGCCGGCACACGCAAGACGACCCCAGGTTTCCGCCTGGTGGAGAAGTACGCCATGCTGGTTGGCGGCGTGTCCATGCACAGGCAGGACCTGAGTGGCATGGTGATGCTGAAGGACAACCACATCTGGGCATCTGGATGCATCACAGAG GCTGTGAAGGCGGCCCGCACGGTCTGTGGCTTCAGCAGTAAGATCGAGGTGGAGTGTCGCTCTGCAGAGGAGGGCAGCCAGGCGGCCCGAGCAGGAGCCGACATTGTCATGCTGGACAACTTTCAGCCTCAG GATCTCCATGTCACCGCTCGTGCCTTGAAGGAAGAGTTCCCATCTCTGCTGATAGAAGCCAGCGGAGGAGTGACTCCAGAGACCCTCACCAAGTATTTGTCCCCTCACGTGGACATCGTGTCCCTCGGCTGCATAACGCAGGGTTGCCCTATTGTAGATTTttctctcaaagttcaaaagcctgtCACTCATTCAAGTCTCCAACCATTGTGTAAGGACAGTCCCCTTCACTGA
- the LOC117526821 gene encoding nicotinate-nucleotide pyrophosphorylase [carboxylating]-like isoform X1: MRDLFREMDKDFNKRERLRLLEEREYEEHARREARVEKIQEVAVLQDMTSLLRQMVQCLPATQPQYMHSAHTSCRMSSHTVSDSIPPHTLRRLAGEWLAEDTPNFDPAGVCVGSQEVEAGLLCKTACSVLAGSPFFTAVFTEVGCTVDWIFHEGTQIAVGVVVFIIPLSGPDAVTLTAVVRGPARGLLLGERPALNCLARASGIATRCSQLQAVVKAAGWHGEVAGTRKTTPGFRLVEKYAMLVGGVSMHRQDLSGMVMLKDNHIWASGCITEAVKAARTVCGFSSKIEVECRSAEEGSQAARAGADIVMLDNFQPQDLHVTARALKEEFPSLLIEASGGVTPETLTKYLSPHVDIVSLGCITQGCPIVDFSLKVQKPVTHSSLQPLCKDSPLH; the protein is encoded by the exons ATGAGGGACCTGTTCAGAGAGATGGACAAGGACTTCAACAAGCGAGAACGCCTTCGACTGTTGGAGGAGCGGGAGTATGAGGAGCATGCACGGAGGGAGGCGCGGGTGGAGAAGATACAGGAGGTGGCCGTTCTTCAGGACATGACGTCTCTCCTGCGACAAATGGTCCAGTGTTTGCCTGCCACGCAGCCTCAGTACATGCACTCAGCGCACACTTCCTGCAG AATGTCGTCACACACGGTGTCGGACTCGATCCCACCCCACACGCTCAGGCGGCTGGCAGGGGAGTGGCTGGCAGAGGACACGCCAAACTTTGACCCGGCTGGAGTGTGCGTGGGCTCTCAGGAGGTAGAGGCGGGGCTGCTGTGTAAAACGGCGTGCAGCGTCCTGGCAGGAAGCCCCTTCTTCACCGCAGTGTTCACTGAGGTCGGCTGCACCGTGGACTGGATTTTCCATGAAGGAACACAGATTG CAGTGGGTGTCGTCGTGTTCATCATACCTCTGTCAGGTCCAGACGCCGTTACGCTGACTGCTGTGGTGCGAGGACCGGCAAGGGGCCTCCTGCTCGGAGAACGGCCGGCCCTGAATTGCCTGGCCCGGGCCTCGGGAATTGCTACCCGCTGCTCTCAGCTCCAGGCTGTGGTCAAAGCTGCGGGCTGGCACGGCGAGGTGGCCGGCACACGCAAGACGACCCCAGGTTTCCGCCTGGTGGAGAAGTACGCCATGCTGGTTGGCGGCGTGTCCATGCACAGGCAGGACCTGAGTGGCATGGTGATGCTGAAGGACAACCACATCTGGGCATCTGGATGCATCACAGAG GCTGTGAAGGCGGCCCGCACGGTCTGTGGCTTCAGCAGTAAGATCGAGGTGGAGTGTCGCTCTGCAGAGGAGGGCAGCCAGGCGGCCCGAGCAGGAGCCGACATTGTCATGCTGGACAACTTTCAGCCTCAG GATCTCCATGTCACCGCTCGTGCCTTGAAGGAAGAGTTCCCATCTCTGCTGATAGAAGCCAGCGGAGGAGTGACTCCAGAGACCCTCACCAAGTATTTGTCCCCTCACGTGGACATCGTGTCCCTCGGCTGCATAACGCAGGGTTGCCCTATTGTAGATTTttctctcaaagttcaaaagcctgtCACTCATTCAAGTCTCCAACCATTGTGTAAGGACAGTCCCCTTCACTGA
- the LOC117526821 gene encoding nicotinate-nucleotide pyrophosphorylase [carboxylating]-like isoform X4: protein MSSHTVSDSIPPHTLRRLAGEWLAEDTPNFDPAGVCVGSQEVEAGLLCKTACSVLAGSPFFTAVFTEVGCTVDWIFHEGTQIAVGVVVFIIPLSGPDAVTLTAVVRGPARGLLLGERPALNCLARASGIATRCSQLQAVVKAAGWHGEVAGTRKTTPGFRLVEKYAMLVGGVSMHRQDLSGMVMLKDNHIWASGCITEAVKAARTVCGFSSKIEVECRSAEEGSQAARAGADIVMLDNFQPQDLHVTARALKEEFPSLLIEASGGVTPETLTKYLSPHVDIVSLGCITQGCPIVDFSLKVQKPVTHSSLQPLCKDSPLH, encoded by the exons ATGTCGTCACACACGGTGTCGGACTCGATCCCACCCCACACGCTCAGGCGGCTGGCAGGGGAGTGGCTGGCAGAGGACACGCCAAACTTTGACCCGGCTGGAGTGTGCGTGGGCTCTCAGGAGGTAGAGGCGGGGCTGCTGTGTAAAACGGCGTGCAGCGTCCTGGCAGGAAGCCCCTTCTTCACCGCAGTGTTCACTGAGGTCGGCTGCACCGTGGACTGGATTTTCCATGAAGGAACACAGATTG CAGTGGGTGTCGTCGTGTTCATCATACCTCTGTCAGGTCCAGACGCCGTTACGCTGACTGCTGTGGTGCGAGGACCGGCAAGGGGCCTCCTGCTCGGAGAACGGCCGGCCCTGAATTGCCTGGCCCGGGCCTCGGGAATTGCTACCCGCTGCTCTCAGCTCCAGGCTGTGGTCAAAGCTGCGGGCTGGCACGGCGAGGTGGCCGGCACACGCAAGACGACCCCAGGTTTCCGCCTGGTGGAGAAGTACGCCATGCTGGTTGGCGGCGTGTCCATGCACAGGCAGGACCTGAGTGGCATGGTGATGCTGAAGGACAACCACATCTGGGCATCTGGATGCATCACAGAG GCTGTGAAGGCGGCCCGCACGGTCTGTGGCTTCAGCAGTAAGATCGAGGTGGAGTGTCGCTCTGCAGAGGAGGGCAGCCAGGCGGCCCGAGCAGGAGCCGACATTGTCATGCTGGACAACTTTCAGCCTCAG GATCTCCATGTCACCGCTCGTGCCTTGAAGGAAGAGTTCCCATCTCTGCTGATAGAAGCCAGCGGAGGAGTGACTCCAGAGACCCTCACCAAGTATTTGTCCCCTCACGTGGACATCGTGTCCCTCGGCTGCATAACGCAGGGTTGCCCTATTGTAGATTTttctctcaaagttcaaaagcctgtCACTCATTCAAGTCTCCAACCATTGTGTAAGGACAGTCCCCTTCACTGA
- the LOC117526821 gene encoding nicotinate-nucleotide pyrophosphorylase [carboxylating]-like isoform X2 — translation MRDLFREMDKDFNKRERLRLLEEREYEEHARREARVEKIQEVAVLQDMTSLLRQMVQCLPATQPQYMHSAHTSCRMSSHTVSDSIPPHTLRRLAGEWLAEDTPNFDPAGVCVGSQEVEAGLLCKTACSVLAGSPFFTAVFTEVGCTVDWIFHEGTQIVGVVVFIIPLSGPDAVTLTAVVRGPARGLLLGERPALNCLARASGIATRCSQLQAVVKAAGWHGEVAGTRKTTPGFRLVEKYAMLVGGVSMHRQDLSGMVMLKDNHIWASGCITEAVKAARTVCGFSSKIEVECRSAEEGSQAARAGADIVMLDNFQPQDLHVTARALKEEFPSLLIEASGGVTPETLTKYLSPHVDIVSLGCITQGCPIVDFSLKVQKPVTHSSLQPLCKDSPLH, via the exons ATGAGGGACCTGTTCAGAGAGATGGACAAGGACTTCAACAAGCGAGAACGCCTTCGACTGTTGGAGGAGCGGGAGTATGAGGAGCATGCACGGAGGGAGGCGCGGGTGGAGAAGATACAGGAGGTGGCCGTTCTTCAGGACATGACGTCTCTCCTGCGACAAATGGTCCAGTGTTTGCCTGCCACGCAGCCTCAGTACATGCACTCAGCGCACACTTCCTGCAG AATGTCGTCACACACGGTGTCGGACTCGATCCCACCCCACACGCTCAGGCGGCTGGCAGGGGAGTGGCTGGCAGAGGACACGCCAAACTTTGACCCGGCTGGAGTGTGCGTGGGCTCTCAGGAGGTAGAGGCGGGGCTGCTGTGTAAAACGGCGTGCAGCGTCCTGGCAGGAAGCCCCTTCTTCACCGCAGTGTTCACTGAGGTCGGCTGCACCGTGGACTGGATTTTCCATGAAGGAACACAGATTG TGGGTGTCGTCGTGTTCATCATACCTCTGTCAGGTCCAGACGCCGTTACGCTGACTGCTGTGGTGCGAGGACCGGCAAGGGGCCTCCTGCTCGGAGAACGGCCGGCCCTGAATTGCCTGGCCCGGGCCTCGGGAATTGCTACCCGCTGCTCTCAGCTCCAGGCTGTGGTCAAAGCTGCGGGCTGGCACGGCGAGGTGGCCGGCACACGCAAGACGACCCCAGGTTTCCGCCTGGTGGAGAAGTACGCCATGCTGGTTGGCGGCGTGTCCATGCACAGGCAGGACCTGAGTGGCATGGTGATGCTGAAGGACAACCACATCTGGGCATCTGGATGCATCACAGAG GCTGTGAAGGCGGCCCGCACGGTCTGTGGCTTCAGCAGTAAGATCGAGGTGGAGTGTCGCTCTGCAGAGGAGGGCAGCCAGGCGGCCCGAGCAGGAGCCGACATTGTCATGCTGGACAACTTTCAGCCTCAG GATCTCCATGTCACCGCTCGTGCCTTGAAGGAAGAGTTCCCATCTCTGCTGATAGAAGCCAGCGGAGGAGTGACTCCAGAGACCCTCACCAAGTATTTGTCCCCTCACGTGGACATCGTGTCCCTCGGCTGCATAACGCAGGGTTGCCCTATTGTAGATTTttctctcaaagttcaaaagcctgtCACTCATTCAAGTCTCCAACCATTGTGTAAGGACAGTCCCCTTCACTGA